Within the bacterium genome, the region GGAGTGAAAATGCCGCTTAAACCTCTCGCCAGCGTAGATTTCCCGCACCCTGATTCCCCCGCTATCCCTAACACCTCGCCATCGTAAAGCGTTAAAGAAACATCGTCAACCGC harbors:
- a CDS encoding ATP-binding cassette domain-containing protein produces the protein MKELLVVKDLRVYYHVEPGEDVRAVDDVSLTLYDGEVLGIAGESGCGKSTLARGLSGIFTP